From one Streptococcus oralis genomic stretch:
- a CDS encoding ABC-F family ATP-binding cassette domain-containing protein, with amino-acid sequence MSDFIVEKLSKSVGDKTVFKDISFIIHDLDRIGLIGVNGTGKTTLLDVLSGVSGFDGDVSPFSAKNDYKIGYLTQDPDFDDSKTVLDTVLSSDLKEIQLIREYELIMLNYSEDKQARLERVMAEMDSLQAWEIESQVKTVLSKLGIQDLSTPVGELSGGLRRRVQLAQVLLGNHDLLLLDEPTNHLDIATIEWLTLFLKNSKKTVLFITHDRYFLDALSTRIFELDRAGLTEYQGNYQDYVRLKAEQDERDAALLHKKEQLYKQELAWMRRQPQARATKQQARINRFYDLKKEVSGGVAETDLTMNFETSRIGKKVIEFQNVSFAYENKPILQDFNLLVQAKDRIGIVGDNGVGKSTLLNLIAGSLEPTKGQVIIGETVRIAYFSQQIEGLDESKRVINYLQEVAEEVKTSGGSTTSIAELLEQFLFPRSTHGTLIEKLSGGEKKRLYLLKLLLEKPNVLLLDEPTNDLDIATLTVLENFLRGFAGPVLTVSHDRYFLDKVATKILAFEDGKILPFFGHYTDYLDEKAFETEMANQVQKAEKEKVVKVREDKKRMTYQEKQEWASIEGDIEALENRIAAIEEEMQANGSDFGKLATLQKELDEKNEALLEKYERYEYLSELA; translated from the coding sequence ATGAGTGATTTTATCGTTGAAAAACTAAGCAAATCCGTTGGTGACAAGACCGTTTTTAAGGATATTTCCTTTATCATCCATGACTTGGATAGAATCGGTCTAATAGGTGTCAATGGGACGGGTAAGACCACCCTTTTAGACGTCCTTTCTGGCGTTTCTGGCTTTGATGGGGATGTCAGTCCTTTTTCTGCTAAGAATGACTATAAGATTGGCTACTTGACACAGGATCCTGATTTTGATGATAGCAAGACGGTCTTGGATACGGTTCTCTCTAGCGACCTCAAGGAAATCCAGTTGATTCGTGAGTATGAGTTAATCATGCTCAATTACAGTGAGGACAAGCAGGCTCGTTTGGAACGGGTCATGGCAGAGATGGATTCTCTCCAAGCCTGGGAAATTGAAAGCCAGGTCAAGACGGTCCTCAGTAAGCTAGGTATTCAGGACTTGTCGACTCCAGTTGGTGAATTGTCAGGCGGTCTCAGAAGACGGGTCCAGTTGGCGCAAGTTCTCCTAGGAAACCACGACCTCTTGCTTCTGGACGAGCCGACCAACCACCTGGACATTGCGACCATTGAGTGGCTGACTCTTTTTTTGAAGAATTCTAAGAAGACAGTTCTCTTTATCACCCACGATCGTTATTTCCTAGATGCGCTATCAACGCGGATTTTCGAGTTGGACCGAGCAGGCTTGACCGAGTATCAGGGAAATTATCAGGACTATGTTCGCCTCAAGGCTGAACAAGATGAGCGTGATGCAGCACTTCTCCACAAAAAGGAACAACTTTATAAGCAAGAATTAGCCTGGATGCGTAGACAACCACAGGCCCGTGCGACCAAGCAACAGGCCCGTATCAATCGTTTCTACGATTTGAAAAAAGAAGTTTCAGGTGGCGTTGCTGAAACAGACTTGACCATGAACTTTGAAACAAGTCGGATTGGGAAAAAAGTCATCGAGTTTCAGAATGTTTCCTTTGCTTATGAGAACAAGCCCATTTTGCAAGATTTTAATCTCTTAGTGCAAGCTAAAGACCGTATCGGAATCGTTGGGGATAATGGTGTCGGGAAGTCAACTCTTCTAAACCTCATCGCAGGAAGTCTTGAGCCGACTAAAGGTCAAGTTATCATCGGTGAGACGGTTCGCATTGCCTATTTCTCTCAACAAATTGAAGGTTTAGATGAAAGCAAGCGCGTTATCAATTACCTGCAGGAAGTAGCAGAAGAGGTTAAGACCAGTGGTGGTTCTACGACTTCCATTGCAGAGTTGCTAGAGCAGTTCCTCTTCCCACGTTCGACGCATGGAACCTTGATTGAGAAATTGTCTGGTGGAGAGAAAAAGCGTCTTTATCTCCTCAAACTGCTCTTGGAAAAACCCAATGTTCTTCTTTTGGACGAGCCGACCAATGACCTAGATATTGCGACTTTGACAGTCTTGGAAAATTTCTTGCGGGGCTTTGCAGGTCCTGTCTTGACAGTTAGCCACGATCGTTATTTCTTGGATAAGGTAGCGACCAAGATTCTCGCTTTTGAGGATGGCAAGATTCTTCCCTTCTTTGGCCATTACACCGACTATCTTGATGAAAAAGCCTTTGAAACAGAGATGGCCAATCAAGTGCAAAAGGCCGAAAAGGAGAAAGTGGTCAAGGTCCGTGAAGACAAGAAACGCATGACCTACCAAGAAAAGCAGGAGTGGGCAAGCATTGAAGGCGATATTGAAGCCTTGGAAAATCGTATCGCTGCTATTGAAGAAGAAATGCAGGCAAATGGCTCTGACTTTGGCAAATTGGCGACGCTTCAGAAAGAGCTAGACGAGAAAAACGAAGCACTTCTTGAAAAATACGAACGTTATGAATACCTAAGTGAGTTGGCATGA